A window from Deinococcus malanensis encodes these proteins:
- the ribD gene encoding bifunctional diaminohydroxyphosphoribosylaminopyrimidine deaminase/5-amino-6-(5-phosphoribosylamino)uracil reductase RibD, protein MYTEHPPDAEYMRLALSEAARGVGRTTPNPPVGCVIVQGGQVMGRGFHPRAGEPHAEVFALREAGEQARGATAYVTLEPCSHFGRTPPCVDALIAAGVARVVIAALDPNPRVGGQGASRLRAAGIDVTVGVAEEQAVHQQAGFRSLVMRGRPWVIYKYAMTLDGKVAALDTSGRSEANGLVTGLASRARVMAWRNEVDGIAVGSGTVTTDDPLLTTRGVEGGRDPRPVVFDGQGRTSASARVIRPGTVVVTAPGMDLSTHEAAGAQVIYAAQPREALTELGRLNFSTLFVEGGPTLAGSLLNAGLVDEVRAFVAPKLLGAGLNPLTGPLRPMREAQVLRDVTFEPLGADLLVRGLLNDIPRLNAGGAN, encoded by the coding sequence ATGTATACAGAGCATCCGCCTGACGCGGAATACATGAGACTGGCCCTCAGTGAGGCCGCACGCGGCGTGGGCCGTACCACGCCCAACCCCCCGGTAGGGTGCGTGATCGTGCAGGGCGGGCAGGTGATGGGCCGCGGCTTTCACCCCAGGGCGGGCGAGCCGCACGCAGAGGTCTTTGCGCTGCGGGAGGCGGGCGAGCAGGCACGCGGCGCAACTGCCTACGTGACCCTGGAACCGTGCAGCCATTTTGGCCGGACGCCCCCCTGCGTAGACGCGCTGATCGCCGCTGGCGTGGCCCGGGTGGTCATCGCGGCCCTGGACCCCAACCCCCGCGTGGGGGGTCAGGGGGCCTCGCGCCTGCGTGCGGCGGGAATCGACGTGACCGTGGGCGTGGCTGAAGAACAGGCCGTGCACCAGCAGGCGGGCTTCCGCAGCCTGGTGATGCGGGGGCGCCCCTGGGTGATCTACAAATACGCCATGACCCTGGACGGCAAGGTGGCCGCGCTGGACACCAGCGGCCGGAGTGAGGCCAACGGTCTGGTCACCGGCCTGGCCTCGCGTGCCCGGGTCATGGCGTGGCGCAACGAGGTAGACGGAATTGCGGTCGGCAGCGGAACGGTCACGACCGACGACCCGCTGCTGACCACCCGCGGCGTGGAGGGTGGCCGCGACCCGCGCCCGGTGGTCTTCGACGGTCAGGGCCGCACGTCGGCCAGCGCGCGAGTGATCCGTCCCGGTACCGTGGTCGTCACGGCGCCCGGGATGGACCTGAGCACGCATGAGGCGGCCGGAGCCCAGGTGATCTATGCCGCGCAACCCCGTGAGGCCCTGACCGAACTGGGCCGCCTGAATTTCTCAACGCTGTTCGTCGAGGGCGGCCCCACCCTGGCCGGCAGCCTGCTGAACGCCGGGCTGGTGGACGAAGTACGCGCCTTTGTGGCTCCCAAGCTGCTGGGCGCTGGTCTGAATCCGCTGACAGGGCCGCTGCGGCCCATGCGTGAGGCTCAGGTCCTGCGCGACGTCACCTTCGAACCTCTGGGCGCGGATCTCCTGGTCCGGGGCCTGCTGAACGACATTCCCCGCCTGAACGCGGGAGGAGCCAACTGA
- the ribH gene encoding 6,7-dimethyl-8-ribityllumazine synthase, translating into MNRIEAHLLATDLKFAIISTRWNHLIVDRLVEGAELAFVQHGGRSENLDHYLSPGAYEVPLIARKLAESGRYDAIICLGAVIKGDTDHYDFVAGGAANGILNTSLHTGVPVAFGVLTTDTVEQALNRAGIKAGNKGAEATLAMIETVNLLRQIPSS; encoded by the coding sequence ATGAACCGAATCGAAGCCCATCTGCTGGCCACCGACCTGAAATTCGCCATCATCTCGACCCGCTGGAACCACCTGATCGTGGACCGGCTGGTCGAAGGCGCCGAGCTCGCCTTTGTGCAGCATGGTGGCCGAAGCGAGAACCTGGACCACTATCTTTCCCCCGGCGCCTACGAGGTTCCGCTGATCGCCCGCAAACTGGCCGAGTCGGGCCGCTATGACGCCATCATCTGCCTGGGGGCTGTGATCAAGGGCGACACCGACCACTACGATTTCGTGGCGGGCGGCGCGGCCAACGGCATCCTGAACACCTCGCTGCACACCGGTGTGCCGGTCGCCTTTGGCGTGCTGACCACCGACACGGTCGAGCAGGCCCTGAACCGGGCAGGGATTAAGGCCGGCAACAAAGGAGCTGAAGCGACCCTGGCCATGATCGAGACCGTCAACCTGCTGCGCCAGATTCCCTCGTCCTGA
- a CDS encoding SRPBCC family protein encodes MTNSNSGTNGTAGMDQTRMISGAAGGALLLMGLKKRGVLGLTLAGVGGYLAYRAATGQDPVMAAAGLSGNATAAKPIFVEHSVVIDRPAQLVYAYWRKLENLPQIMSHLESVTVLDEKRSRWVAKAPLGTHVEWEAEIVNDKPGERIGWHSLPGATVDNAGSVQFESLPGGGTRVHVALSYRPPAGALGAAVAKLFGEEPSQQIAEDLQNFKATFEGTNPKV; translated from the coding sequence ATGACAAACAGCAACAGTGGCACGAACGGCACCGCAGGCATGGACCAGACCCGCATGATCAGCGGCGCAGCAGGTGGAGCCCTGCTCCTGATGGGCCTCAAGAAGCGCGGCGTCCTGGGCCTGACCCTGGCCGGTGTGGGCGGATACCTGGCCTACCGCGCTGCCACCGGCCAGGATCCCGTGATGGCCGCAGCCGGCCTGAGCGGCAACGCCACGGCCGCCAAACCTATTTTTGTGGAGCACAGCGTGGTGATCGACCGGCCCGCCCAACTGGTGTACGCCTACTGGCGCAAGCTGGAAAACCTCCCGCAGATCATGAGCCACCTCGAAAGCGTGACTGTGCTCGACGAGAAGCGCAGCCGCTGGGTGGCCAAGGCGCCGCTGGGCACCCACGTCGAGTGGGAAGCCGAGATCGTCAATGACAAGCCCGGCGAGCGTATCGGCTGGCACAGCCTGCCCGGCGCCACCGTGGACAATGCCGGCAGCGTGCAGTTTGAAAGCCTCCCCGGCGGCGGCACCCGCGTGCACGTGGCCCTGAGTTACCGTCCGCCCGCCGGCGCCCTGGGAGCGGCCGTTGCCAAGCTGTTCGGTGAGGAGCCCAGCCAGCAGATCGCCGAGGACCTCCAGAACTTCAAGGCGACCTTCGAGGGCACAAATCCCAAAGTTTGA
- a CDS encoding bifunctional 3,4-dihydroxy-2-butanone-4-phosphate synthase/GTP cyclohydrolase II — MTLASIPELLAELRAGRPVVVVDDESRENEGDLLMPAEAATPEWVNFMAREGRGLICVTLPPERATALNLAPMVGAGSFGQGSDPNGTAFTVSVDHVTNSTGISAFDRAATIAALVNPDARPEEFRRPGHIFPLVARPGGVLRRAGHTEAGCDLARLAGYAPAGVICEIMNDSGEMSRLPELLEFAEKHSLKVGSIEALIAYRMEHDPFMQLVAEADLPTEYGQFRILGFQDSLSGAEHVALVMGEVTPEPLLVRVHSECLTGDGFHSLRCDCGPQRDAAMQAIAEEGRGVLVYLRQEGRGIGLLNKIRAYHLQDGGADTVDANLQLGFPADARDFGIGAQMLHLLGARRLRVLTNNPRKLHSLGGFGLEVIERVPLHAGRNVHNDAYLSTKATRLGHIGTDGSGD; from the coding sequence ATGACCCTGGCTTCCATTCCTGAACTGCTGGCTGAATTGCGCGCCGGACGCCCGGTGGTCGTGGTGGACGACGAGAGCCGCGAGAACGAAGGCGACCTGCTGATGCCGGCCGAGGCCGCCACGCCCGAATGGGTCAACTTCATGGCGCGCGAGGGCCGCGGGCTGATCTGCGTGACCCTCCCACCCGAGCGGGCCACGGCCCTGAACCTGGCTCCCATGGTCGGTGCCGGCAGCTTCGGTCAGGGCAGCGACCCCAACGGCACGGCCTTCACGGTCAGTGTGGATCACGTGACCAACTCCACCGGCATCAGCGCCTTTGACCGCGCCGCGACCATTGCCGCGCTGGTCAACCCGGACGCCCGCCCCGAAGAGTTCCGCCGCCCCGGGCATATCTTTCCGCTGGTGGCGCGTCCGGGTGGGGTGCTGCGCCGGGCCGGTCACACCGAGGCCGGCTGTGATCTGGCGCGGCTGGCCGGGTACGCCCCGGCTGGCGTGATCTGCGAGATCATGAACGACTCCGGCGAGATGAGCCGCCTACCCGAACTACTGGAGTTTGCCGAGAAACACAGCCTGAAGGTGGGCAGCATCGAGGCGCTGATCGCCTACCGCATGGAGCACGATCCCTTTATGCAGCTGGTGGCCGAGGCAGATTTGCCTACCGAATATGGCCAGTTCCGCATCCTGGGCTTCCAGGACTCCCTGAGTGGTGCCGAGCACGTTGCTCTGGTGATGGGAGAGGTCACGCCGGAGCCTCTGCTGGTGCGGGTACACAGCGAGTGCCTGACCGGCGACGGCTTTCACTCGCTGCGCTGCGACTGCGGCCCCCAGCGTGACGCAGCCATGCAGGCCATCGCCGAGGAAGGCCGTGGGGTGCTGGTCTACCTGCGTCAGGAGGGACGTGGCATCGGCCTGCTCAACAAGATCCGCGCCTACCACCTGCAGGACGGCGGAGCCGACACGGTGGACGCCAACCTGCAGCTGGGGTTCCCCGCCGACGCCCGGGACTTCGGGATCGGCGCGCAGATGCTGCACCTCCTGGGTGCGCGGCGCCTGCGCGTGCTGACCAACAATCCGCGCAAGCTGCACTCTCTGGGAGGCTTTGGGCTGGAGGTCATCGAGCGCGTACCACTGCATGCGGGCCGCAACGTCCACAACGACGCCTATCTCAGCACCAAGGCCACCCGTCTCGGGCACATCGGCACCGACGGCAGCGGCGACTAA
- a CDS encoding NUDIX domain-containing protein, whose translation MNRPVVCVGALVWGPDGRVLIVRTTKWRGLWGVPGGKVEYGETLVDAVERELREEVGLDVSDLLYAQTQEAVLSDEFWRPAHLLLVDYFASVSSHDVTPNEEIEEWAWVSLDEMEEFPLNTYTRTLVERARQVGR comes from the coding sequence ATGAACAGGCCTGTGGTGTGTGTCGGAGCACTGGTGTGGGGGCCGGACGGGCGGGTGCTGATCGTGCGGACCACCAAGTGGCGGGGCCTGTGGGGCGTTCCTGGTGGCAAGGTGGAATACGGTGAAACCCTGGTAGACGCCGTAGAGCGGGAACTGCGCGAGGAAGTGGGCCTGGACGTGTCAGACCTGCTCTATGCGCAGACCCAGGAAGCAGTGCTCAGCGACGAGTTCTGGCGCCCCGCACACCTGCTGCTGGTCGATTACTTTGCCAGCGTTTCCTCGCACGACGTGACGCCCAACGAGGAAATCGAGGAATGGGCCTGGGTCTCTCTGGACGAGATGGAAGAATTTCCGCTCAACACCTATACCCGCACGCTGGTGGAGCGGGCGCGTCAGGTCGGCCGCTAG
- a CDS encoding DNA-3-methyladenine glycosylase family protein encodes MLSEPTLPDVPLTHHADALAHLSNEPVMAELIALNGDLPVFSPTPDPFGTLVRNVTGQQLSVKAADRIYTRLVEQLGDLSAPSILATTGDDLRAVGLSWAKVRTIQAIAQAAHSGEVDFGHLSSLPDEEIIRELVPLPGIGRWTVEMFLMFALARPNVFSMGDLALRQHLERRHPDQPAAEVLARWAPYRTLAARYIWAEGARSKKGGGAPA; translated from the coding sequence ATGCTGTCTGAACCGACCCTGCCGGATGTTCCGCTGACCCATCACGCCGACGCCCTGGCCCATCTGTCCAACGAGCCGGTCATGGCGGAGTTGATCGCCCTGAACGGTGACCTGCCGGTGTTCTCCCCTACCCCCGACCCTTTCGGAACGCTAGTGCGCAACGTGACCGGCCAGCAGCTGAGCGTGAAGGCCGCCGACCGGATCTATACCAGGCTTGTGGAGCAGCTTGGTGACCTCAGCGCACCCAGTATTCTGGCAACCACCGGGGATGACCTGCGCGCCGTGGGCCTGTCCTGGGCCAAGGTGCGGACCATTCAGGCCATAGCACAGGCAGCCCACAGCGGAGAGGTGGACTTTGGTCATCTGAGCAGTCTGCCGGACGAGGAAATTATCCGCGAGCTGGTGCCGCTGCCCGGCATCGGGCGCTGGACGGTGGAGATGTTCCTGATGTTCGCGCTGGCGCGGCCCAACGTGTTCAGCATGGGGGACCTTGCCCTGCGCCAGCATCTGGAAAGGCGCCACCCTGACCAGCCGGCCGCGGAGGTGCTGGCCCGGTGGGCGCCGTACCGCACTCTGGCCGCGCGCTACATCTGGGCTGAGGGGGCGCGCAGCAAGAAAGGTGGCGGCGCCCCAGCGTAG
- a CDS encoding DMT family transporter, with amino-acid sequence MTSRPPQVGRLDSLSLLAIFVTIVFWASSFAGIRAGLEAFTPGHLTLYRFLVASLALAVYAVVARIPLPSWPDLLRIGWLSLFGITLYHVCLNYGEVSVPAGTASLIIAAGPVITALLATRFSGERLNRLGWLGTLVSLSGVALIVLGRGESMEFTRGALLILAAALFTSVYFVFQKPLLARMNPLHFTVWSLILGTIPMLIFLPGFGTGLTRAPLNAHLAVIYIGLFPAALAYLTWTFALARVGAGVTSSFLYVSPVLAILIAWLWLGELPSPLSVVGGLIAVAGVVLVNTRGRPAVAA; translated from the coding sequence TTGACTTCCCGTCCACCGCAGGTGGGCCGACTCGATTCCCTGTCGCTGCTGGCTATTTTTGTCACCATCGTGTTCTGGGCGTCGTCGTTCGCTGGCATCCGTGCGGGTCTGGAGGCCTTCACGCCCGGTCACCTCACGCTGTACCGCTTTCTGGTGGCCAGCCTCGCGCTGGCGGTTTACGCGGTGGTGGCACGCATCCCCCTTCCCAGCTGGCCCGACCTGCTACGGATCGGCTGGCTTAGCCTCTTTGGCATCACGCTGTACCACGTGTGCCTCAACTACGGCGAGGTCAGTGTGCCCGCCGGCACCGCGAGCCTGATCATCGCGGCCGGACCGGTGATCACGGCGCTGCTTGCCACCCGCTTTTCCGGTGAGCGGCTCAACCGCCTGGGCTGGCTGGGCACGCTGGTCAGCCTCTCGGGAGTGGCGCTGATCGTGCTGGGGCGCGGCGAGAGCATGGAGTTCACCCGCGGCGCCCTGCTGATCCTGGCGGCGGCGCTGTTTACCAGCGTGTATTTTGTCTTCCAAAAGCCCCTGCTGGCCCGGATGAACCCGCTGCACTTCACAGTCTGGAGCCTGATTCTGGGCACCATTCCCATGCTGATCTTTCTGCCGGGCTTCGGCACCGGGCTGACCCGTGCGCCACTGAACGCGCATCTGGCCGTGATCTATATCGGGCTGTTTCCAGCGGCGCTGGCCTACCTGACCTGGACCTTCGCGCTGGCGCGGGTAGGCGCCGGCGTGACCAGTTCCTTCCTCTACGTTTCACCCGTGTTGGCCATCCTGATCGCCTGGCTGTGGCTGGGCGAGCTGCCTTCACCCTTGTCAGTGGTGGGCGGACTGATCGCGGTGGCCGGAGTGGTGCTGGTGAATACACGCGGGCGCCCGGCCGTGGCAGCATGA
- a CDS encoding RNA 2'-phosphotransferase: MNDEQLSRRLSYLLRHAPQKAGLTLEPGGWAPLAPVLAHLKVTREQVERVVATNNKQRFTLDGERIRANQGHSVEVDLRLPLAVPPARLYHGTHPAALDAIRREGLRPMQRHHVHLSRDPETARQVGARRGTPVILTVQSGTMHDAGHSFYRSDNGVWLTEAVPPEFLTFP; the protein is encoded by the coding sequence ATGAACGACGAGCAGCTCTCGCGCCGGCTGTCGTACCTGCTGCGCCACGCCCCGCAGAAGGCCGGATTGACCCTGGAACCGGGAGGCTGGGCGCCACTTGCGCCGGTGCTGGCGCACCTGAAGGTCACCCGGGAGCAGGTTGAGCGGGTGGTGGCGACCAACAACAAGCAGCGCTTCACGCTGGATGGCGAGCGCATCCGCGCCAACCAGGGCCACAGCGTCGAGGTGGACCTGCGCCTGCCGCTGGCGGTGCCGCCGGCGAGGCTGTACCACGGCACCCATCCCGCCGCACTGGACGCCATCCGCCGGGAGGGACTGCGGCCTATGCAGCGCCATCACGTGCACCTGTCGCGCGACCCGGAAACGGCCCGGCAGGTCGGCGCCCGGCGCGGTACCCCGGTAATCCTGACAGTGCAGTCGGGAACCATGCACGACGCCGGACACAGCTTTTACCGGAGCGACAATGGCGTCTGGCTGACAGAGGCCGTCCCACCGGAATTCCTCACCTTTCCCTGA
- a CDS encoding SIR2 family NAD-dependent protein deacylase produces MNLEAARSALRAARRVAVLTGAGVSAESGIPTFRDAQTGHWARFRPEDLASPDAYRQDPDTVWEWYAGRYRDVLRAEPNGAHRLLAQLEELKGEGFLLATQNVDGLHARAGSRRLVELHGNLLSARDEVTGEVFALPDPDTLETPPVSPNGHRMRPNIVWFGEFLPEDALETAAEAFASAEVALVVGTSGVVYPAAGLAFETLRSGGVVIEVNPEITELTSLLSFSVRDVASRGLAALLE; encoded by the coding sequence ATGAACCTTGAAGCCGCCCGATCCGCCCTGCGCGCCGCCCGGCGTGTCGCCGTGCTGACCGGAGCCGGCGTGAGTGCCGAGAGCGGTATTCCCACCTTCCGCGATGCCCAGACCGGCCACTGGGCGCGCTTTCGCCCCGAGGACCTGGCCAGCCCGGACGCCTACCGGCAGGATCCAGACACCGTCTGGGAGTGGTACGCCGGACGCTACCGCGACGTGCTGCGGGCCGAGCCCAACGGTGCTCACCGCCTGCTGGCCCAGCTTGAAGAGCTCAAAGGGGAAGGGTTTCTGCTGGCCACCCAGAATGTGGACGGCCTGCACGCCCGCGCCGGCAGCCGTCGGCTGGTGGAACTGCACGGCAACCTGCTCAGTGCCCGGGATGAGGTCACCGGAGAGGTATTTGCGCTGCCCGACCCGGACACGCTGGAAACGCCCCCTGTGTCTCCCAACGGTCACCGCATGCGTCCCAACATTGTGTGGTTCGGTGAGTTCCTGCCTGAAGATGCCCTGGAAACGGCAGCAGAGGCTTTTGCCAGTGCCGAGGTGGCGCTGGTCGTGGGCACCAGCGGCGTGGTGTATCCGGCCGCCGGCCTGGCTTTCGAGACCCTGCGCAGCGGCGGCGTGGTCATCGAGGTCAATCCGGAGATCACTGAACTGACGTCGCTTCTGTCGTTCAGCGTACGCGACGTGGCCTCCCGTGGGCTGGCGGCTCTGCTGGAATAG
- a CDS encoding S9 family peptidase: MTERIPLEALAALPTVTALQVSHAGNHVAFYADWTGRFELYVQDLRSGESRQLTNGEAPKAVRSGFVWGHDDTHLYFSRDENGNERQALFELDVASGQVRALQHDPQSMDYAVDVHPDGRLLVNSTRGGMMNVHVYDPAAPEDSAWTALTQQPNTTMASAFSPDGTRLTLTTNESPDLRNTDGYVLNADGSGLRRIFRVREGSRDSVGHWHPDGQRVAVSSDASGSGRVGLLTVDTGEVQWLTSENDRIEEMPGRFSPDGRWLSALRNVDSTLTPVLYDTRTGHERTLKLPAGVAAGTDFALGGTKLLLQFTTTTTRSEVLLYDLEHDRYDVLIPADYGELDPADFVAGEYVRYPTTDGLEVPAILYRPHDAAPGQKLPALVHVHGGPTAQFFRGFDAQAQFLADRGYVVLSPNIRGSTGYGVAWRDANLRDWGGRDLEDVAAGAEYLGTLPEVDPARLGIFGGSFGGYMSYLAAVKKPDLFKVSVPIVGISDLRQLHEDNSRVMPQLGYYFRTMMGDPEENAELWRDRSAVTHAAQLKAHMFMMHGTNDPRCPINQARGFRDALLAQGRQEGQDFEYVEFDDEGHGAGDIAGKTRSYRLMADYFARRL; encoded by the coding sequence ATGACAGAACGTATTCCGCTCGAAGCGCTGGCCGCCCTGCCCACCGTGACGGCCCTCCAGGTGTCGCACGCCGGGAACCACGTCGCTTTCTACGCCGACTGGACTGGGCGGTTTGAGCTGTATGTCCAGGACCTGCGCAGCGGCGAGAGTCGTCAGCTGACCAATGGCGAAGCGCCCAAAGCGGTGCGGTCGGGCTTCGTGTGGGGGCACGACGACACCCACCTGTACTTCAGCCGCGACGAGAACGGCAATGAGCGTCAGGCCCTCTTTGAGCTGGACGTAGCCTCCGGACAAGTGCGGGCACTGCAGCACGATCCCCAGAGCATGGACTACGCAGTGGATGTCCATCCGGACGGGCGCCTGCTGGTGAACAGCACACGCGGCGGCATGATGAACGTGCATGTCTATGACCCGGCGGCACCTGAAGACTCGGCCTGGACGGCACTGACGCAGCAACCGAACACCACCATGGCGTCGGCGTTCAGTCCCGACGGCACGCGCCTGACCCTGACCACCAACGAGAGCCCTGACCTGCGCAACACCGACGGCTATGTGCTGAACGCCGACGGCAGCGGCCTGCGCCGCATCTTCCGCGTGCGGGAGGGCAGCCGTGACAGTGTGGGCCACTGGCATCCCGACGGCCAGCGCGTGGCAGTCAGCAGCGACGCGAGCGGCAGCGGGCGCGTGGGCCTGCTGACCGTGGACACCGGAGAGGTCCAGTGGCTGACTTCCGAGAATGACCGGATCGAGGAAATGCCCGGCCGCTTCTCGCCGGACGGCCGCTGGCTGAGTGCCCTGCGCAACGTAGACAGCACCCTGACGCCGGTGCTGTACGACACCCGGACCGGACACGAGCGCACGCTGAAGCTGCCCGCGGGCGTTGCCGCCGGCACAGACTTCGCGCTGGGCGGCACGAAGCTGCTGCTGCAGTTCACGACCACCACGACCCGTTCGGAGGTGCTGCTTTATGACCTGGAGCACGATCGCTACGACGTGCTGATTCCGGCCGATTACGGTGAGCTCGACCCGGCCGACTTCGTGGCTGGCGAGTACGTCCGCTACCCCACCACCGACGGCCTGGAGGTTCCGGCCATCCTGTACCGGCCGCATGACGCTGCACCCGGGCAGAAACTCCCGGCGCTGGTTCACGTGCACGGCGGACCGACCGCGCAGTTCTTCCGGGGCTTCGACGCCCAGGCGCAGTTCCTGGCCGACAGGGGCTACGTGGTGCTCTCGCCCAACATTCGCGGCAGCACCGGGTACGGCGTGGCGTGGCGCGACGCCAACCTGCGCGACTGGGGCGGGCGTGATCTGGAGGACGTGGCGGCGGGGGCCGAGTACCTGGGGACCTTACCTGAGGTGGACCCGGCGCGGCTGGGCATTTTCGGGGGCAGCTTCGGTGGCTACATGAGCTACCTCGCGGCGGTGAAGAAACCGGACCTCTTCAAGGTCAGCGTTCCCATCGTGGGCATCAGCGACCTGCGCCAGTTGCACGAGGACAACAGCCGGGTGATGCCTCAGCTGGGCTACTACTTCCGCACCATGATGGGTGACCCCGAGGAGAACGCCGAGCTGTGGCGTGACCGCAGCGCCGTGACCCACGCAGCCCAGCTCAAGGCCCACATGTTCATGATGCACGGCACCAACGACCCGCGGTGCCCGATCAACCAGGCGCGCGGCTTCCGCGACGCGCTGCTGGCCCAGGGCCGGCAGGAGGGGCAGGACTTCGAGTACGTGGAGTTTGACGACGAGGGGCACGGCGCGGGTGACATTGCCGGCAAGACCCGCAGCTACCGGCTGATGGCGGACTATTTTGCGCGGCGGCTGTAA
- a CDS encoding riboflavin synthase has translation MFTGIIEQVGRVTRATEQEGNLTVTVAPAQMWNDVALGESIAVNGTCLTVTEWDGTGFTVDLSHETLAKTAPHWQEGDVVNLERAMTAGARFGGHVVSGHVDGVGEILQIDAQPGAYTMTVQAPAELARFLVPKGSVTVDGVSLTVVDVGGPAGSRADLRADEFTLWLVPHTLAVTSLHTWKVGTKVNLEADQMAKYLERLLRMRDWKPDAQGTAEVGA, from the coding sequence ATGTTTACCGGAATAATCGAGCAGGTGGGCCGCGTGACGCGCGCCACCGAACAGGAAGGCAATCTGACCGTTACCGTAGCGCCCGCACAGATGTGGAACGACGTGGCCCTGGGCGAGAGCATCGCAGTGAACGGAACCTGCTTGACCGTCACAGAGTGGGACGGGACCGGCTTTACCGTGGACCTGAGCCACGAGACCCTGGCCAAAACCGCCCCCCACTGGCAGGAGGGGGACGTGGTGAACCTGGAGCGCGCCATGACGGCCGGCGCGCGCTTTGGTGGTCACGTGGTCAGCGGCCATGTGGACGGCGTGGGAGAAATTCTGCAGATCGACGCCCAGCCCGGGGCCTACACCATGACGGTGCAGGCCCCGGCTGAGCTGGCCCGTTTCCTGGTGCCCAAGGGCAGCGTGACGGTGGACGGCGTGAGCCTGACGGTGGTGGACGTGGGCGGTCCGGCCGGCAGCCGCGCCGACCTGCGCGCCGACGAGTTCACCCTGTGGCTGGTGCCGCACACGCTGGCTGTGACTTCCCTGCACACCTGGAAGGTGGGCACGAAGGTGAACCTGGAGGCCGACCAGATGGCCAAATACCTGGAACGGCTGTTGCGCATGCGCGACTGGAAGCCGGACGCGCAGGGCACGGCGGAGGTGGGCGCATGA